In Sphingobacterium sp. SRCM116780, the genomic stretch GGATTTATTTCTGTAGGCTCAATCGCATTGATTGTTGTTTTCCAACAGGAAATTAGGCGTTTTTTACTGCATGTGGGTAAGAATATTTCGATGAAACGAAAGAAGATCTTATGGTCATTCTTGATGAGCAAGAAAACCGTTACAAAAGATAATTCTGAACATTTAAAACCAATTATCGAAGCGTGTCGTAGTATGTCTAAAACGCACACCGGAGCTTTACTTGTGTTTGCTAAATATTTTGATGAAGAATACTATCAAAGCAGTGGAGAATATATAGATGCTCATATTTCGAAACGTTTGATTGAAAGTATTTTTCATAAAAATAGTCCTTTACATGATGGGGCAGTTGTTGTTGTAGATTTTAAGATTATGTCCGCTTCTTGTATTTTACCTTTATCAGATAGCGAAGATTTACCTTTACAATTTGGATTACGTCATCGAGCAGGTATTGGTGTAACAGAGATATCTGATGCTGTTGCCGTTATTGTTTCGGAAGAAACAGGGGAAATATCCTTTGCCAAGGATGGAAATGTGAATATGAATATTACACATGAAGAGTTAGCAGAGCTTCTTAAAGAAGAGTTATAAAAAAGAAAACCGCTTTTAAAGCGGTTTTCTTTTTTATAATATATGTTATTTGCTAGCTTGTTTAATAACCTGTGTATTTAATTTAACGTACTCAGCATTGTTTTCTTTTTGAGCAAGTTCAACACCTTTTTGAGCAGTAGCGATAGCACCTTTTTTATCACCAGCTTTCAATTGGATTTTAGCTTTCCAATAACTGATGTATGGAACATTTGGATTTGCTTTTTCAGCTTCGTTAGCCCATGATAAAGCTTTGTTAAGATCTAAATTATTATTCAAATAAAACTGAGCAGCTTGTAGGTATGGTTTTTTCTCCCCTTTCATTGCCTCATCAATACTCGCCATAATTTCATTGTTCTGGTCTACTTTAATATTGAATTTGGTCAACGTATTTGCCCAAGCTAATGATAACGTTGCCGAGTTCGTCGTTACATTCTCAAATTGCATCGTGAAGGATTCTACTTTGTTCGCTAATTTTTCAGACTTAACATTGAAACGTAATAGATCATCTTTTTTATCATAGGTATATGCTCCCCATTGATTACTATTTTTTGTTAAGATAATCGTCCAATCTGTTTTTGTCGGAATGGTTAATATACCATACGTTCCAGCAGGTACTTTATTTCCTTCAATCGTTACTTCTTCTTCAAATTTAATAACAGGGAGACTGTTTGCTCCTGTTCTCCAGACTTCATTATAAGGGACTAGATCCCCAAAAATAACACGACCATTCACATTTGGTCTTTGATAAGTAAGTGCTATATTTTTAATCCCCAACCCTTGTGTTATGGAAGTCGAACTACTCGCTTGAGGTAATTTTACTTGAGCAAACGAAGCCGTTGAGATACTCAACGCCAGTACTGTCGTAGCGCAAAATGTTAAAATAGATTTTTTCATTTTGTAAATGTTTAATTTTCTCTAAAATAATTCTAAATAATCAGAATAAAGAATTTTGATTTTAAAAAAATAGTGAAGATCAATTGACCTTCACTATTTGCAGTTTTTTATAAACTGTTTAATATTTCTTTCGCTTCAATCAGCTGTTTTGGAATCATTTTTTGGTTGATGTTTTTATTGCTGAAAGTAGCTATTGCAGTATTTAATTTCTGCAATTGAGAAGGATTCAATGTTTGTCTTAAAATTCTTATTTTCTCAGCATCTTGTACGCCTTCTATTAGCTTTTCGAAACGAATTGAAGTCATATTGTCAGGGTATACAAAATAAGTGTCACCACCTAACCAAGTTCCATGTCTGGTATCTTGATTCGGATTGGCATTCCAACAATCAAATGCCCATCTTAAATAACCATCAAAACCTCTTTGCACACTATTCCAAGCTAACCAAGTTGCTTCTTGATAACCTGAATTGGTGAACGTATTTGGGAAAATCTCGGAACAACAGGTATACAGTGTCGTCTTATAACCTTTTTCTTTGCGCATCTTTAATACCTCTGGTGCCATATCTTCTCCTAATGTGATGCTATAATCTGCAAATTGATCGGAGATCTGTGGATGGTAAGCGCCTGCAAGTGATGATTTGAATGCTGGGTCAGCTTCTTTGATAATGGCTATAGCACGTTTCATATCTTCCTGAGGTCTTTCATCCATGGCAATTGTCGTCCATTCGAAATAACCTTTCTCTTTTAGATGTTTAGCAAAATCTTTTAAAAGTGGTAGCCAATGTTCTCGATATTTTGAATCTTCGGTTTTTACTTTTAAGATTTCGTATTTGCCTGTACGTTCATCAAAATATTGAAAATTCATATTCCAAGGAATCATACTGTAACAATTGATATATTCTGAAATGCCAATGTCACGCATAAAACTCACCCATTTATCAAAGATGCTGTAATCATATGACCAAGTACCATCTTTCTTTTTGGTCCATTTGATCATGGCTTGATATTTATCATACGTCTGACCATTCCAGGGGTCATTGATAATACTCGCTGTAATATTTTTTTGACCAGCATCACGTAATCTTTCATAGTATGGTTTCATGATTTTGAAATGCTCAGGTGACCATAATGCTACTTGATATTGTCTAGCAATGGAGTAAGGGTTTTGCCATAAGTCCAAGTGATACTCCCAGTTTTTTGCTTCAGGTAAAACATGTGGAAGCACCTCTATACTGTAAGGAATGGTTGTATTATAATTTGTTCCTTTTATCGTTAATAATCCTTTATAGGTACCTATTGCCGCATCACGAGGAACTTGAATGCTTAACCAAAGGGGTCTTGTTGTGTTTTTTTCATATTCAAAGCTTGATTGATCTGTAATACGATCGGCCACTAAGGCTGAGTCTAATACTTTGTTGATACCACAACCATTCTTTAGATCGCCTGCAAGGTCTGTCATAACATAGGAGATGTATCCAATAGAAATTTGATCTGTATTAATTGGATTACCTTTAGCATTTTTCAATGAGGAAGAACTGATTTCAACTTTATCATGATTCTGATTACTCCAGAATACCAATTGTGTATGAACTTTCTCTCCTTTCCAAGCTTTGGTATTCCAAGCTTTGGTCAATGTTTCTACAGAGGGTGGATTTGTTTTAGAATAACTGTAATCAGCTATGCTAAAAGAAAAATTACTTTTTTCTTTTAATAAACTCCATTTTTCAGTGGAAAGGGGAGCCTTTGGATCTTTTAATTCTGTTATTTTTTGTGAATACCCCTGCTGTGTAGAAATGAATAAGCTAAAGATTAAGCAGTAGATTGATTTTTTCATATTTTGATTTTCAAGAAAAATAGCGGTTATTGCTTAAAATAACCGCTATTTAATTTAAACAAATTATAATTATTTATTATTTCTGTCCTACTTTGTGGCCTTTAGTTCCAAAATACAAGATGTATAAATAAGCTGGAACCATTGCATATAAGAATGCATGTTGAAAATCAACATGTATGTTGTCTTTTAAGAAACCATAAATCAACGGCCAGATTGCTCCACCAGCGATCCCCATAATCATGATTGCGGATCCAGTTTTGGTAAATCTACCTAATCCTTTGATTCCTAATGGAAAAATTGCTGGCCACATGAGAGAATTTGCAATACCTAAAAGGGCTACAAAAATAAAGGAAGTAATACCAGTTGTAAACACCGAAATAAAGGTGAAAAGAATACCCACTATGGTACAGATACGTAAAGCAAATTGCTGGGAAACAAACTTAGGAATTGTAATAATACCTATAATATATCCTAAAAGCATACAACCTAAAGTAAATGTCGTTGCATAGGTTACCAAGGCGCCATGGATATTTAATTGACGAGCATATACACCAATAATATCTCCTGCCATTACTTCTACTGCTACACAGAAAAAGATTGCTAAAGAGCCTAAAAATAAATGTGGAAATTGGAAGATGCTTGTTTTCTTTTCTTTGATAATAACTGCCCCATCTTCATCTACGTGCTCTTCTTCGGCATTAACATCTACCTCTGGTAGGTGTGTTATTTTAATAACGACAGCAAATAAAACAAAAACAACGGCTAGTGTGATATAAGGTGTATGTACACGTTGTAATAACGAGTCCAGAATGGCATTTTTAGCCTCCATATCCACTGCAGCATTTAACTTTGCTGTCACCGCTGAGGAATCTTTTAAGAATAGAGTTCCGAAGATCAAAGGGACGATAATCCCTGCAGATTTATTGAAAAATCCTGCGATTGATATTCTTTGTGCCGCACTATCAATGGGACCAATAATACTTAAGTAAGGGTTTACGGCAGTTTGAAGTAGTGCCATTGCAGATCCTTGAACAAAGATACCTGTCAGGAATAAAATATAACTTCTGCTATCAGCAGCAGGAATGAAAATTAATGATCCTAGACCCAACAAAATTAAGCTGAGCACTAAACCATTTTTGAATCCGATTTTTTTTAAAATCCAAGAACTAGGAATTGCTAGAAAGAAATAAGCAATGTAAGAAGCAAATGTTACGAAAAAAGCTTGTAAGTCTGTTTCTAAGTTACAGGCAATCTTTAAGAAGGGGATAAGTGTTCCATTTGCCCAAGTGACAAATCCTAAAATGAAGAATAAGGCACAACACATGGCCATAGGACGAAAGGCTGTTTTTCCTGAATTTGATTGAGAATTCATTTTTTAGTATCGATTAATTGTTTTTTTAGATTAAAAAATTAGAATGCATTGATTTTTGGGTGTCTTTATTCAAGATTTGTTTTACACAATCGATTGAAATTGGTTTATAGTAAAAATCAAAGTTTTTCTACTACAAGACTAATTAAATTAATTCAATTAAGAAAATAAAAAGACGGGGAGGTAGCGTTTATTTGGTAATAAATGGAATAAAAAAAGGAGTATTACACCTGGTGTAACGCTCCCTTTTTAATAAAACCGTATTTGTAAACCAATTCAGTTGGCTTAGTATATTTACCAAGACAAATAATAAGAAAGAATGTTTTGAAATAACGTTATTTACTTATAATGGCTACTGTTAATCTTGAAATGCAATTTAATTTGCCAGATTCATCCGAGATTCGGATATCCCAAATATGGGTTTGCTTTCCAATATGTACTGCTGTACAAACAGCCGTCACCAACCCTGTTGTTACTGGGCGTAGGTGATTGGCATTGACTTCTAATCCAACTCCCTTTTGTGTATCAGGATTAATGATTAAGTTGGAAGCAATACTACCGATTGACTCGGCTAATACGACTGAAGCTCCTCCATGTAATATTCCAAAAGGTTGTCTTGTTTTGTCATTTACGGGCATTGTTGCCGTAATAGAATGACTATCAATAGCAGTTGCTTTAATTTCCAGAAATCCCGTCATATATTGGGCAAGTATTCCGTTAACTTGATCAATGTTGTAATTCTGAAACCAAATCATTGACATTGTTTGAGTTTAAATAACGTTCGTGGATAATAATGCGGTGGTGATTTAAATGGCCAGCAACGACATATAATAATGCCTTTACACTTATCAGTCTTTCTGACGCCATACCTTTTCTTTCAAGCTCAGCCTCATTAAGATTTTCAAAAAGAAACATATTTGCTTTTCGTAAATGAACAAATTCCTTACTTAGGGAAGCTAATGTACGTTCATTGTATCTGGAGTTTTGAATAAAATATTCTTGATCATATCCCAAAAGTTCTTTCATATCATTTCGAGAAAACCTCAATGCACGATAAGCCATAACACGTTCATTATCCAAGATATGTCCGATGACCTCTTTGATAGACCATTTATCCTCTGCATAACGATAATCACCTTTTTCTTCAGGTATGGTGTCAAGAAACGCGGGAAAGGATAAAATTTGTTCCTCCAATACCTCCATGACATCTCCTACAACTGTCTCAATGTATGTGGAATACACCGCTGGGTATTCATCAGATTTCAGTGGGTTCATATGTTAGATTACTTTTTAATATTATTCTAAATGTTGTGCCTTTTCCAATTTCAGAATCTTTCACGAAAATATGGCCTTGGTGATAGTGTACCATTCTTTTTGTTAGACTTAATCCTAATCCCCATCCACGTTTGCGAGTGGTAAATCCAGGTTGAAATACCGTTTCAAAGTTTGACCTCGAAATTCCTTTTCCAGTATCACTAATGTCAATAAAAATTTCTTCTTTTGCAATGTTTTCAGATATTTTAACAGTTATTTTTCCTTCAGAAGAAATCGCATTAACGGCATTTTTTAATAAATTTTCTATAATCCAATCAAATAAAGGGATATTAAGCTTTGCTTCGACATGTTTATCGCCAATTAACTCAAATGTAATTTTGTCACTGGTTCTAACTTTAAAGTAACGAATATAAGATTCGATCACTTCAAATACATTGGCATTATGAAGGACAGGTGTCGAACCAATTTTAGAGAAACGATCTGCAACTATTTCTAAGCGTTTGATATCATTTTCCATTTCATTTAATGTATCATCATCTTCTGCATCAAATTTTAATTTAATAAGTTCCAACCAACCCATTAAGGAAGAGATTGGCGTACCTAATTGATGCGCTGCCTCTTTTGTCAAACCTACCCAAACTAAGTTTTGCTCTGATTTTCGAATGGAATTAAATACGGTATATGCAATAATCAAAAAAATGGCAATCAAAGAAAGCTGAATATAAGGAAATACCCGCAGCTGCTGAAGAAACCATGAATCTTTATAATAAACTAGCCATTTTGCTCCAGTATCTAATTCTAGCACTATTGGAGGATGGCTTTTTCTCATAAAATTGAGTTGCTTCTCAAAATATTGTGGATCATAGTCCAAATGATGATTTGTACTGTCTTTCGTTGTTGTTTTGATATTGGTTTTGGTGGAGTCGAGATCGCGCCAAAAAACAATATGTCCTTTCTCATCCGTAATAATTGCGGGAACAGCAAGGCTATCTCTGACAGCATAAACGAAAGTGATAAACTCATCGTCAACATCAGGCATGGTCATAATACTTTTTGTACTCATTGCCCATACTTCAGCCTTTGTACGTTCCACGCGAGATAGATTTTTTACTAAATAGTTCGTGTACAATAAGGATGCTGCTGCTATTATTGCTGCGAAGATGAGTAAGAAGAATTTCCAACGTTGTTGATTGTATTGATAAGGATTCATATTAAACAAAAGGAATCGTGATCCTGCAAATTAACGAATTAAATGAAATTAATGCTTAGATGGCATAATATATCTCACGATAAACGCTAGGTTTTGTTATTTTCTTATGGTTACCAGCTGTATCGTGTTAATGAAATGAAAATTTTGATGTAATTTTGTCTTCATGAGTTCGGAAAGAAAAGTAAGAGTGCGTTTTGCACCTAGTCCTACTGGTGGATTGCACCTTGGAGGAGTTCGTACAGCTTTATTCAATTATTTGTACGCACGTAAACATCAAGGTGATTTTATTTTACGTGTTGAAGATACAGATCAAACACGTTTTGTTGCTGGTGCAGAAGAATATATTAATGAATGTTTAGCGTGGTGCGGTTTGACACCTGATGAAAGTCCTGCTAAAGGAGGTTCTTTTGGACCATATCGTCAAAGTGAGCGTAAACCTTCTTATCGTCAATTTGCAGAACAATTGATTGAAAATGGATATGCTTATTATGCATTTGATACTGCTGCTGAGTTAGAAGAACAAAGAAAAGAGCAACCGAACTTTCGTTATAGTCATGAGAATCGACTAAAACTTCGAAATTCATTAAGCCTTTCTCCAGAGGAAACACAACAGTTATTAGGCGCAGGTACTCCACATACTATTCGGATTAAGGTACCAACAGATGAAATCGTTTCTTTTACTGATATGATTCGTGGTCAAGTAAGTTTTGACACGAATTTAATTGATGATAAGGTTTTATTAAAAGCAGATGGAATGCCTACTTATCATTTGGCTGTTGTTGTTGATGATAAAGCAATGGAGATTTCTCATGTTTTCCGTGGGGAAGAATGGTTACCTTCTGCTCCAATTCACATTTTATTATGGGAATATTTGGGTTGGAATGATCAAATGCCGCAATGGGCACATTTACCATTAAT encodes the following:
- the cdaA gene encoding diadenylate cyclase CdaA, with amino-acid sequence MEGIDYSLFRGFRLLDVIDIMLVAIIIYYVYSLIRGTIAVNILIGVALFYGIYIIVKQMHMRLLTEIFGGFISVGSIALIVVFQQEIRRFLLHVGKNISMKRKKILWSFLMSKKTVTKDNSEHLKPIIEACRSMSKTHTGALLVFAKYFDEEYYQSSGEYIDAHISKRLIESIFHKNSPLHDGAVVVVDFKIMSASCILPLSDSEDLPLQFGLRHRAGIGVTEISDAVAVIVSEETGEISFAKDGNVNMNITHEELAELLKEEL
- a CDS encoding DUF2911 domain-containing protein; its protein translation is MKKSILTFCATTVLALSISTASFAQVKLPQASSSTSITQGLGIKNIALTYQRPNVNGRVIFGDLVPYNEVWRTGANSLPVIKFEEEVTIEGNKVPAGTYGILTIPTKTDWTIILTKNSNQWGAYTYDKKDDLLRFNVKSEKLANKVESFTMQFENVTTNSATLSLAWANTLTKFNIKVDQNNEIMASIDEAMKGEKKPYLQAAQFYLNNNLDLNKALSWANEAEKANPNVPYISYWKAKIQLKAGDKKGAIATAQKGVELAQKENNAEYVKLNTQVIKQASK
- a CDS encoding DUF4091 domain-containing protein, with amino-acid sequence MKKSIYCLIFSLFISTQQGYSQKITELKDPKAPLSTEKWSLLKEKSNFSFSIADYSYSKTNPPSVETLTKAWNTKAWKGEKVHTQLVFWSNQNHDKVEISSSSLKNAKGNPINTDQISIGYISYVMTDLAGDLKNGCGINKVLDSALVADRITDQSSFEYEKNTTRPLWLSIQVPRDAAIGTYKGLLTIKGTNYNTTIPYSIEVLPHVLPEAKNWEYHLDLWQNPYSIARQYQVALWSPEHFKIMKPYYERLRDAGQKNITASIINDPWNGQTYDKYQAMIKWTKKKDGTWSYDYSIFDKWVSFMRDIGISEYINCYSMIPWNMNFQYFDERTGKYEILKVKTEDSKYREHWLPLLKDFAKHLKEKGYFEWTTIAMDERPQEDMKRAIAIIKEADPAFKSSLAGAYHPQISDQFADYSITLGEDMAPEVLKMRKEKGYKTTLYTCCSEIFPNTFTNSGYQEATWLAWNSVQRGFDGYLRWAFDCWNANPNQDTRHGTWLGGDTYFVYPDNMTSIRFEKLIEGVQDAEKIRILRQTLNPSQLQKLNTAIATFSNKNINQKMIPKQLIEAKEILNSL
- a CDS encoding sugar MFS transporter, translated to MNSQSNSGKTAFRPMAMCCALFFILGFVTWANGTLIPFLKIACNLETDLQAFFVTFASYIAYFFLAIPSSWILKKIGFKNGLVLSLILLGLGSLIFIPAADSRSYILFLTGIFVQGSAMALLQTAVNPYLSIIGPIDSAAQRISIAGFFNKSAGIIVPLIFGTLFLKDSSAVTAKLNAAVDMEAKNAILDSLLQRVHTPYITLAVVFVLFAVVIKITHLPEVDVNAEEEHVDEDGAVIIKEKKTSIFQFPHLFLGSLAIFFCVAVEVMAGDIIGVYARQLNIHGALVTYATTFTLGCMLLGYIIGIITIPKFVSQQFALRICTIVGILFTFISVFTTGITSFIFVALLGIANSLMWPAIFPLGIKGLGRFTKTGSAIMIMGIAGGAIWPLIYGFLKDNIHVDFQHAFLYAMVPAYLYILYFGTKGHKVGQK
- a CDS encoding hotdog fold thioesterase, with protein sequence MIWFQNYNIDQVNGILAQYMTGFLEIKATAIDSHSITATMPVNDKTRQPFGILHGGASVVLAESIGSIASNLIINPDTQKGVGLEVNANHLRPVTTGLVTAVCTAVHIGKQTHIWDIRISDESGKLNCISRLTVAIISK
- a CDS encoding DinB family protein, with translation MNPLKSDEYPAVYSTYIETVVGDVMEVLEEQILSFPAFLDTIPEEKGDYRYAEDKWSIKEVIGHILDNERVMAYRALRFSRNDMKELLGYDQEYFIQNSRYNERTLASLSKEFVHLRKANMFLFENLNEAELERKGMASERLISVKALLYVVAGHLNHHRIIIHERYLNSNNVNDLVSELQH
- a CDS encoding sensor histidine kinase produces the protein MNPYQYNQQRWKFFLLIFAAIIAAASLLYTNYLVKNLSRVERTKAEVWAMSTKSIMTMPDVDDEFITFVYAVRDSLAVPAIITDEKGHIVFWRDLDSTKTNIKTTTKDSTNHHLDYDPQYFEKQLNFMRKSHPPIVLELDTGAKWLVYYKDSWFLQQLRVFPYIQLSLIAIFLIIAYTVFNSIRKSEQNLVWVGLTKEAAHQLGTPISSLMGWLELIKLKFDAEDDDTLNEMENDIKRLEIVADRFSKIGSTPVLHNANVFEVIESYIRYFKVRTSDKITFELIGDKHVEAKLNIPLFDWIIENLLKNAVNAISSEGKITVKISENIAKEEIFIDISDTGKGISRSNFETVFQPGFTTRKRGWGLGLSLTKRMVHYHQGHIFVKDSEIGKGTTFRIILKSNLTYEPTEI